GCTTTCCTGGGCTCAGTTCCTGGGTCAGGCATCTCGTGCAGCCCAGGGGAGCTTTgtcctcccagtgcccccagcgtgtccctgttttccaggaTCACAGCTGGATGTGGTGCAGAGGatggagaggagctgctgggctgtgcaccTGCCTTTTTCCTTTGATATTCCATTAGCAGGGAACTCTGTGGGTGTTTGGAGGCCGTTGGTTGACCCTGGAGACACTGGGATCACACGTGGGATGTGCTGAGTACGAGTCCTCCATACTCTCCTGCCCGTTTTTCCTGGAATTGCCTGTCCAGGGCAGTGCTCCAGTGCCTTCCCAGTCCAGAACAGGTGAGAGCAGGTCAGTGGTGACATTTTCACCTGTGAACTACTTGGCTGAGGGCACCAGAacttttcttcaggctgaacaacccgTGGGTGTTTAAACCAGACCCCCCAGTGCTCATCCTGGAGCACACGATGATTTTGCAGTTGCCAGTTGTGAAATTCGGGGGAAAACCATGGGAAGGGGGAAgaatttaggaggaaaaaagctgCTTTACAGTAAATAGTTGTGGAAGGGTCTCTGAGCAGCATCACCTGTTTGTGGGTCTGTTTTTGCAGAGGGGTATCAGTGAATTGAGGGGTAAGTGGAAGCTGCTGCAGGATTTGGGTGCAGTGGGATAAATGAGGGGCTGTTGTTCCTGTAAGGTGAGGAACAACTCCCTTTCCACGAGATCTAATCCCCCTTTCAACAAGAACACCCTGCTGCTCATCAAAGCCTTCTGAGGACACAAACtcagaaaataatgaattctTCCCAGAGTGTTTGAAAACAACACAAGAAGAAATGTCTGAGTTTGGTACAAGGGCATTAATTCAAATGAGTGAAGGCTTTTCTGGAGCCACtggagagggaagggctgtgccagcagttcCTGGGCAATGGCAGATGCTGATGAAATGGAGTCTGTCCTGGTATCAAACAGttccagcagctcagagctcaGGGGGAAAAGCCAAGGGGGGGATTTCTTGTGGAGAAGCAGCATTGCTTCCTGCATGAGGATCTGCACAAGTGAGATCCCAAAGGAATGGGAaatccccctgcaccccccaaATCTTCatagaaagaggttcttccaGGATGCCCTTAATCAGGGTTAATGtctccctgtcctggctgtgtgttCAGCCCTCAAAATGCTCTGGAAGTGTTTGCACATTGAAATAGCTTTGGGAATTATTAGTCCAGTTAAATTGAAGAAAACCCTTGGAAGAAATTCCTTGTTGGTGTGAAGCTGGGGATGGTGACTGCACTGAGCAGCTCTGGTTAAATCTAAATTCTATTTAACATCAGACAGGACAGTTCTTACCCCCTCAGGGAGCCTAAAGGGGAGAAAACTCCCTCCTTGCCTGTGTTAGAGTGTGGGAATGTGTTTAAAGAGTTTAAATAAGTACATAAAACATGTAgggcaaaaaaaataatcccaaaatggtttgggtgggaagggaccttaaagcccatcccattccaccccctgccatgggcagggacaccttccagtatcccaggctgctccaagacccatccagcctggccttggacacttccaggggtccatccacagcttctctgggcagcctgtgccagggcaaagAAGGTCTTGATCATCTTCACCTTCCAATTCCTTCCTGTTGTGCCCCTTGGGAGGCAAATTTCTGACAAACAGGACAGGTTTGGGGGTTTatactttttccctttctcatctCCTGCTGGCACAGGCCCTTCCTCATCCCAGGTTTGTCTGCAGAGGAAAATCAGGGAATGAGAGGACGGGGAGGGTCTGATCCAGGTCTCAATACCTTCCTCCTCAGAAAGCTTCTCCCCCAGCCTGGTGAGCTTtgccctcagctctgccacagggatgactcctctcctctgcctgtCGATCATGGCCAGCGCCGTCAGGATTTCCCTCTCGGGCTCCTCCTGCTTCATCTGCCTGTACATGATGTTCAGGAAGGTGGAGAAATCCAGCTCTGCGTTTCTGTCTGCCAAAGGAAGAGATTCTCCAGGAGTGGCTCAGTTCTGTGGGGTGTGTATCCAGAATCCagctttcccctcctcttccccccccaGTTCCCCTTCCTGGGGTTTCTCTTCCCTTTTGCCTGCCCCTGGTCTGGATCAGGTTGGGCCACTATTGAGGGCTTTCTCCTGTCTTAAACCCCCATTTCTAGCTTTGCTAAACTCGTGCTCTGAACTTGCATGCAGAATTTTTAATCCACCCCACCTTATCTCATAATTCTTCTTTAGTCTTTGTGATTTAAAGACCATAACCCTCCATATCTGCAGAGAAATATCTTTCTGtgctcttctgctctgctggTTGGACTGGACAGTTCCCGAGCCTCAAAGTCCACATCCATGTGTTTGTCTCCCACTGTTCTGGAAGTTTTGGGGGGTTTAATGGCACTGTTTTAATCCGTGGGCTGGATCATGTTCGTTTAGATCACAACATGCTAAAATATCGGGGTTTGGTGACTGCTCTCGGTTGTGCTGTTTCACCAGAGAGTGGATGTTACTCCCGGGCTCCAGGCAGCCTCctgacccccccaaaaaatgaatttttccaACCCTAATGCAGGTGTttctgctgcccctgccccgtGCTCACCGATCCTGTGCAGGTGGAGGTGTCTCTGCACCTCCCCCGGGGTCGGGCTGGCTCCCAGGCACCTCATCACTGCCAGCAGGTCCGAGGCCTTTATCTTCcctttttgtttcttgtcaTACAGGGAAAAACATTCCTTGAACTctaattaaaaaccaaaactctGTCAGGCCGTGTAAGATCACATTGAGCCGCCCGTGCGacggggccgctcccgccgcctGGATGGCGCTGGAAGGATTCCAACAGGGATATTGTGTCGGCTCCGGGGTGTCTCCTTGCAGCGAGGGTGATGGACAGCGGGGGAAGGAGCCAAGGGCAATTAAAACCCCGGCTGGGGAACGCCGGAGATAATTGGGGTCCTTCAGCCTAACGAGGGGAGGCTGAAAAAGTGGGGCCAGGCTTTCAAACCTGgagggttttgttttaaaaaagtgctttcctctgccttcctgggggtgggagaggggggtgAGAAGGCCGAGGGAGCGGTGGAGGAGGATgggggggatggaggaggatgGGGCGGTGGGGTAGGGTGGGGGTGGAGGGTGCCGGGTCTGCAGCATCCCCCTCCCGCACCCCTcgccctctccccttccccctcgACCTCGGCGCttcccagtttcccagggaCAAAGCCAGGCTTGGAGCTGACCTAGATAAGGCTGCTCCCGTCCCCTTCTCCTCATCAGGCTCAACACTGACAGCAAGTTGTGCTGCTCGGGGAAAATCAGCCTATATTGATGCCATCctccccctctgtgcccccagccctccctgcagggGGATGTGCAGAGTGCCAGGGCCTCTCGGTGCCCCTGGGTGCCCCTGGGTGCCCCTGGGTGCCGTGGCCTCCTCCCTCCAATCCCGCAGagctgctgagccccagggcCCCGCAGATTAACAGATTTGCAATAATACTcttatttcagcttttcttctgcCGTTCCCGGAGCAAACCCAGTCCCAGGCCGggctcccctttcccagggaagCCCCAGTGCCTCACAATGGGAATTTGTGCCCCCTGCACCCCCtaattcctcctcctccttcgcTCCCATCACACCTCAAACCTCCCGAGCTGCAGATGGGCACCTGGAATATCCCCTGAcccccgatggcttggccggGGCTGACGTGTTTATAGGAGTGGGAGGTGGCTGGTGACTCTCTGCTGGTCCCTGTGCAACCCAGCGtgggctctgggggggctttTGGGGGGGCTCCAAACAAAACCCGGGGGGGGGATTTCCCTGTTTTCAGAGCAAACAGATCCCAGGAGAGCTTGGAGGAGGCCAAGGGGAGGGAGCACAAGCCCAGCCTGAGACACTCTGGGGGGAAATGCCATTTTTATATCTATCCATCTTAATTTGCGAAGCTGATCTTGCTCATTAAAACCCCAGAGGAGAACAGAACCGTACGTACCATTGATCTGATCCTGGGACAGAAACTTTGcctggagagggaaaggggagaggaaaggaaaagagagggaaaaaaaaaaaaccaaccaaacagcTTTAAAATCTGGCTGGGGGGAGCACAGGGGGAGCGATTTGTAGGAGCTGGGACGCCGCACTCACCATGGTTTTGGGGCCGATCCGGGTGTTCGTCGCTGCCCGTCGGGCTCGGAGGCGGCTGCTGCCACTTTTCTCCTCGATGAAGGGCTAAAGTCCCTCAGCCCCGGGGTGGAGGCGGCCCGGCTGTAATAAATACCCGCTGCTATGGCTACGAGACCTGATCCCTGCCTGGATCCCGCTgccagcgccgctcccgctCCACCGGGAAAAGGgctctgcccaccctgccccgAGCTCAGGACCCCGCCCGGGGGGTTTGGGGTCGTTTGGGGTCGGGCTGGTCGGGTGTGATCCCCTCCAAGAGCTGCACGCGGTGGTGCTGGGACACAAATCCGGCCCCGCTGGAATTcggtggggaagggagggggggatttgcagccctgcagggcactgctggaggGGTGTGGGCACCACAGGGGTTAATTCAGGTGGGCACCCCCGGTGatgtccctgtgccctcccGAGGGGTCTGGATGTGCCCCTCAAGCTCAGCAGGCCAAGAAGGGATATTTGAGATGGTTTAAAAGCTCTTTATTGCCTGAGATTTTATTTGTCAGCATTTAACAACTAGCAGGGGgtgaaggagctgctgccaggctgtggTGGAGATCCAGACCCAAGGACAAGACATTTAGTGACCATTATAATGTGGACCCTGCTCTGTCACAGTGACACATCCAAGGTCCTGGAATGTGGTGGGATGAAGCTTCTCCCCTCCAAGCTGCTGCAGGAAGAACGTGAGTCACTCAGCTTTGaccaaatgtttttattctctgtgttttgctggaagcttggggttttttttcctccccctgccaCTTGGATTGTGTCCCACAGGGCTCTGACACAAATGGCACAGAGCTGAACCCAGCCAGGGATGCAGTTGGAGaaggggggagcaggagctgctgctgctgatgtCCAGGGATCACCCCCTCCCCAATGCTCCTTTTGGGTTGTTTGTGGGGATTTGGCCCTTTTGGGcaggagcagaagctgctgTTGGCACAGACCTCACGTgagaggggctggcactggaTTTCACCCCCCTGCCAGAGATGTTTTTTGGGCCATTTGTGGGGAATTggcccttcctgccccaggtCTGAGCTCCAAAGTGAGGGTTTGACCCCGGGAGGGCTCCTGGGAGAGGCAGAGCCACCTGCAGatcccaggcagggcagctCAGCCCCTTCCTGGCACATTTGCTCCTCTGGGAGCAGCGAGGGAGGAGCACATTCATCTCCCTGTGCCAAGAGATTCCTGGCAAACCACCCCCCTCCCAGGCTGGGATGCTCTGTGGGGTGACAGTggtgctgggggggttcaccaCTGATGGGATGTTGCCCCTGCTCTGACACAGGAGGGCTTTGGTGCTGTCCCATAAGTCCAGCATGGAACTGAGCTGTGGAATTGTGAGGGCACACAGGGAGACACCCCAACTCTGCCTCTGAGGAGCTACATTGTACCCCTATTTTTGGGGGGGaacaccccctccccagccaggtCTAGTTATCACACAGCACCTCCTGCAGCCAAGGTCGGTCAGGAATTTATTGGAAATACATTAAATCTACGTTAGAAAaactagaattattttttttttttccttttcaaatcgCTCCAAAATATCAAAACTTAGAAACTTTCCTTTGCTGCGTGGAGGTTGTTCATGTGCAGGGTGTAAAAGGCCCAGGGCTCAGGGATATAAATCACTCCAGGGTACTTCTTCCTGAGAATTTTGTCATTCCACAGCCAGGCCACCCAGCCAGCGATGAGGAGGAGGGTGATGATGAAGGAGTAGAAGAGGAAGAGCCCGTTGCTGTCCAGGACAAGTCCCTTCCTTTTTTGGTGCATCACTAAAGCCATCATGGCAAAGAAAGTGAAAATGTAGAGGATGAAGATCTGCCCCTCTGTCACCAGGTACCTGCAAAGGTCAAACTCCTGTTAGTGATGCCAGGAGGGAGCTCTGAGGGAGGGCAGCACTTCCAGCCTTAGGGATGAGcatctccccttttccctgctccaCATCCCCccaaagctgtgctgctcctgctgcctgatTTGTTTTTGTGACTCTCATCAGTAATTTAACACCTGGGctttgggaagagaagggaTAAAGGAATGTTCCCTTTATCCCTGTTTCCTTTATCCCTCAGTATGGGAAGGGAAAGGTGCTGGGCTCTCTGTGTCTGGGATGCTCAAAGGCAGAACCAAAGCTGGATTCTGGCTCCCACCCGTGGCTGTTGTGCTCATTTATCCCAAAATCCCCCTGGACTGTGCCTGGGGGTCAGGAAGGAGGAATTGCACTCCTGCCTCTTCAATCCCACACAAACCACAGAGATCCACACTGATCCACTGAAGGGAAGTGCAGGAGGGTACCTGGGGACTGACCAAATCATCTGGGTGATTTTGCCTGTCAAGAATTAATTTGCTGGATAAAACCAGTCTCAGCAGGGCAAGAGGGAACAGGGGTGGGTGAGAAGCTGTTTGGCTGCCACCAGGGACAGCACTGGGCAAGAGGAGGCTCatgaaaatgggaaataaataaGGCCTCTCTCAAAAAGGCCCTTTGGACCCCCCCAGGGCTGGTGG
The DNA window shown above is from Pseudopipra pipra isolate bDixPip1 chromosome 12, bDixPip1.hap1, whole genome shotgun sequence and carries:
- the CALML4 gene encoding calmodulin-like protein 4 isoform X1; its protein translation is MAKFLSQDQINEFKECFSLYDKKQKGKIKASDLLAVMRCLGASPTPGEVQRHLHLHRIDRNAELDFSTFLNIMYRQMKQEEPEREILTALAMIDRQRRGVIPVAELRAKLTRLGEKLSEEEVDDLLKEAKIGPNGTIKYDEFVRLICLPTVDY
- the CALML4 gene encoding calmodulin-like protein 4 isoform X3 — encoded protein: MYRQMKQEEPEREILTALAMIDRQRRGVIPVAELRAKLTRLGEKLSEEEVDDLLKEAKIGPNGTIKYDEFVRLICLPTVDY
- the CALML4 gene encoding calmodulin-like protein 4 isoform X2, with protein sequence MRCLGASPTPGEVQRHLHLHRIDRNAELDFSTFLNIMYRQMKQEEPEREILTALAMIDRQRRGVIPVAELRAKLTRLGEKLSEEEVDDLLKEAKIGPNGTIKYDEFVRLICLPTVDY